One window of Trifolium pratense cultivar HEN17-A07 linkage group LG5, ARS_RC_1.1, whole genome shotgun sequence genomic DNA carries:
- the LOC123883550 gene encoding RPM1-interacting protein 4-like isoform X1 — MAQRTHVPKFGNWESNDNVPYTAYFDKARKGRTGTKMINPNDPEENVDLVLDNSSSDLPPPSKPRANSEDLSGKGSVRPTIESHKSLEDGDRKNYVDSPARNDNVGNRAPGVGSADNRRRPSRQSTAGSEYSVERSPLHRQARAPAGKDSPSWEGGKNSYDSSHGTPGRSRLRPANRGDETPDKGAAVPKFGDWDVSNPASADGYTHIFNKVREERQGGAGHAPGTPNERPHVIRNQANSGKAQCCCFAWGRK, encoded by the exons ATGgca CAACGTACTCATGTACCAAAATTTGGCAATTGGGAAAGTAATGACAATGTTCCTTATACAGCATATTTTGACAAGGCGCGGAAAGGTCGAACTGGAACAAAGATGATAAACCCAAATGACCCTGAGGAAAATGTCGATTTAGTTCTTGACAATTCATCGTCTGATCTACCTCCTCCTTCCAAACCTAGAGCCAATTCAGAGGATCTATCTGGAAAAGGATCAGTGCGACCAACAATTGAGTCTCATAAGAGTCTTGAAGATGGTGATCGTAAGAACTATGTTGACTCTCCAGCTCGGAATGACAATGTAGGCAATAGAGCTCCTGGAGTAGGTTCTGCTGATAACCGACGTAGACCTTCAAGACAAAGTACTGCTGGATCTGAGTACAGCGTTGAACGATCACCCCTTCATCGTCAGGCTAGAGCTCCTGCTGGAAAAGATAGTCCTTCATGGGAAGGCGGAAAGAATTCCTACGACAGCAGCCATGGTACACCAGGAAGATCTCGATTAAGACCAGCTAATCGAGGGGATGAAACT CCTGATAAAGGTGCAGCTGTTCCAAAATTTGGTGATTGGGATGTGAGTAACCCTGCATCAGCTGATGGCTATACTCACATTTTCAACAAAGTGAGAGAAGAGAGACAAGGTGGGGCCGGACATGCACCCGGAACACCTAATGAGAGGCCGCATGTTATCCGCAACCAAGCTAACAGTGGCAAAGCTCAG TGTTGCTGCTTTGCTTGGGGGAGAAAATAA
- the LOC123883550 gene encoding RPM1-interacting protein 4-like isoform X2 yields the protein MINPNDPEENVDLVLDNSSSDLPPPSKPRANSEDLSGKGSVRPTIESHKSLEDGDRKNYVDSPARNDNVGNRAPGVGSADNRRRPSRQSTAGSEYSVERSPLHRQARAPAGKDSPSWEGGKNSYDSSHGTPGRSRLRPANRGDETPDKGAAVPKFGDWDVSNPASADGYTHIFNKVREERQGGAGHAPGTPNERPHVIRNQANSGKAQCCCFAWGRK from the exons ATGATAAACCCAAATGACCCTGAGGAAAATGTCGATTTAGTTCTTGACAATTCATCGTCTGATCTACCTCCTCCTTCCAAACCTAGAGCCAATTCAGAGGATCTATCTGGAAAAGGATCAGTGCGACCAACAATTGAGTCTCATAAGAGTCTTGAAGATGGTGATCGTAAGAACTATGTTGACTCTCCAGCTCGGAATGACAATGTAGGCAATAGAGCTCCTGGAGTAGGTTCTGCTGATAACCGACGTAGACCTTCAAGACAAAGTACTGCTGGATCTGAGTACAGCGTTGAACGATCACCCCTTCATCGTCAGGCTAGAGCTCCTGCTGGAAAAGATAGTCCTTCATGGGAAGGCGGAAAGAATTCCTACGACAGCAGCCATGGTACACCAGGAAGATCTCGATTAAGACCAGCTAATCGAGGGGATGAAACT CCTGATAAAGGTGCAGCTGTTCCAAAATTTGGTGATTGGGATGTGAGTAACCCTGCATCAGCTGATGGCTATACTCACATTTTCAACAAAGTGAGAGAAGAGAGACAAGGTGGGGCCGGACATGCACCCGGAACACCTAATGAGAGGCCGCATGTTATCCGCAACCAAGCTAACAGTGGCAAAGCTCAG TGTTGCTGCTTTGCTTGGGGGAGAAAATAA